A section of the Macadamia integrifolia cultivar HAES 741 chromosome 9, SCU_Mint_v3, whole genome shotgun sequence genome encodes:
- the LOC122088092 gene encoding uncharacterized protein At2g29880-like yields the protein MEAQRLHGAPSESERDSRGLSSSDSSGSSSEEETGRPSQSMKEAHARWTTTYDVALANALVQQILQGKTTKNGFSKKTWSLIRTGFNRKTGCNYTHRQIRNRKGALKMQYKVVKQLLGHPGFKWDETQHMVTAEDAVWDDYLKANPDAEKFRMLRFPAYDQFSIISGDVGAKLRLGKSTQHPSLEVRTPDDTQQSAQEQVDTDEPALAMVAVRDKDSACLARDPDSVQRCNKRQLMTPSGSGHQRRRESSSSDLAEAFFEFADALRCKTHASVPTGDPYAIGKCIKELESIKGVTDEDVFGAIDVFRDSLLREAFMTMQPQRRLRWIRTQLNMA from the exons ATGGAAGCTCAGAGACTTCATGGAGCTCCGTCTGAGAGCGAAAGAGATAGTCGTGGATTAAGCTCTTCGGATTCCTCTGGTTCCTCCTCTGAAGAAGAG ACTGGTAGGCCAAGCCAATCTATGAAAGAAGCACATGCCAGATGGACAACAACCTATGATGTTGCACTTGCAAATGCCTTGGTACAGCAAATTCTCCAGGGCAAGACAACAAAAAATGGTTTTAGCAAAAAAACTTGGTCTCTAATACGAACAGGGTTCAACCGAAAGACAGGTTGCAATTACACACACCGACAAATTCGAAATCGAAAGGGAGCTTTGAAAATGCAATATAAAGTTGTCAAGCAGCTATTAGGGCATCCTGGATTTAAATGGGATGAAACCCAACATATGGTTACAGCTGAGGATGCTGTATGGGATGACTACCTGAAG GCAAACCCAGATGCTGAGAAATTCAGAATGCTACGCTTTCCTGCATATGATCAGTTCAGCATCATATCTGGGGATGTTGGTGCTAAGCTTAGATTGGGCAAGTCAACTCAACATCCATCTTTGGAAGTCAGAACTCCTGATGACACACAACAATCTGCTCAAGAACAGGTTGATACTGATGAACCTGCACTTGCAATGGTGGCAGTGCGGGACAAAGACTCTGCTTGTTTGGCTAGAGACCCAGACAGCGTTCAAAGATGCAATAAACGCCAGTTGATGACACCATCTGGTTCAGGCCATCAGAGGAGAAGGGAATCCAGCTCCAGTGATTTAGCAGAAGCCTTTTTTGAGTTTGCTGATGCTTTGAGATGTAAGACGCATGCTTCAGTCCCCACTGGTGATCCATATGCCATCGGCAAGTGCATCAAAGAACTAGAGTCAATCAAAGGTGTAACTGATGAGGATGTTTTTGGAGCAATAGATGTGTTTAGGGATTCCCTCCTAAGAGAGGCATTTATGACAATGCAACCACAGCGGCGCTTGAGATGGATAAGAACTCAGTTAAACATGGCATAA